The following coding sequences lie in one Arachis stenosperma cultivar V10309 chromosome 5, arast.V10309.gnm1.PFL2, whole genome shotgun sequence genomic window:
- the LOC130980031 gene encoding uncharacterized protein LOC130980031, whose translation MVKFTISKGRYTYTHDQKYPCENVDIHHIILKSGRANYVFVYTSAVLVLASALYLYILGEKSISIVYYSLLFNIFLVKLLLRKPVKKESIVIMPAFGVQLETHYMSGKIVRCFVPIDKILKPVLVECVTPVTCYWTLSMMIRGESEMVLVFKSLRPPVKMLVHVWKALCAATDIKEEAMM comes from the exons ATGGTAAAATTCACGATAAGTAAGGGCAGATATACGTATACCCATGATCAGAAATATCCCTGCGAAAATGTCGACATACACCACATAATTTTGAAGAGTGGTAGGGCAAATTATGTCTTTGTATACACCTCAGCAGTTCTTGTATTAGCTTCTGCCTTATATCTCTATATTCTTGGG gaaaaatcaattagtattgtATATTACAGCCTGCTTTTCAACATATTTCTTGTCAAGTTATTGCTTCGAAAGCCTGTTAAGAAAG AGTCTATTGTAATTATGCCAGCTTTTGGAGTACAGCTTGAGACTCACTACATGAG TGGAAAAATCGTTAGATGCTTTGTTCCCATTGACAAGATTCTGAAACCTGTTCTAGTAGAATGTGTGACACCAGTGACTTGTTACTGGACACTATCGATGATGATTCGTGGGGAATCGGAAATGGTATTAGTTTTCAAG AGCTTGCGTCCACCAGTGAAAATGCTGGTCCATGTATGGAAGGCCCTATGTGCTGCAACTGATATTAAGGAAGAGGCTATGATGTAG
- the LOC130980030 gene encoding uncharacterized protein LOC130980030 isoform X3: MMIGRKLVQQLLSVIYFTTNQFGGNTCNPVPIRCCNQSRNVYSGLLLCVQMFPSKLSMLKDDELFCTQIASSPLALLTSGFGEEVSSFLQALEVENDIIKLSGYVSGPCNALNMKALQYVYVNSQFVSSGPIHKLMSQLANRFEHLNSWNTNNEFENKKKSRSQPCPAYILNISCPRSFYDLTFEPSKTWVQFKDWDSILNFIEKVIKECWEENIDCGESFNQSTYMVHEDQPWEDLNILPTEADKSKFGSHTKNSQELSVSTSGKLTEDEYHQSDREYVRTSLGYLCQGTEILREKQNKRDFSYQTLFSGNLVDDSYARCMPTVGKHKSLLMYDKNGQSLGDYFSDDNVPSAEILFDNVPFDAPSSSKGRKFRAVGADMINESFEDCLLNDSHGFCNNVEVNEDFQKPFLKSCSIKGSILREKAFFTNDEHELHTDGFWRKQTREDYDSLKDYGAQRCSNVVKKLKLSRDCDFFSRAVAEDLPYSYYSAAQTMNSGTVDQLFTSEWHSVYQEASSPASAWGGDHAADINDLGLHHTILTAEEENDCDFVYDISRDAKRNGFEFTDAIDLETIFDTKVDWPDRGPKYSTKKRPDVLFEESECLLPDTCVEKCKSHDKNKSRMDHLRHPALNKNNGRSKRSSSAPPFHKRKRRFVSLNQPSEMIAKRPTGQASNPAFNHPSGMIAKRPTGQASNPAFNHREASDFIYAQQSIEALHPSTEDHSLQEFKSNVKQRSDALGDAHCNDNKEIDGFDSFNIQNNAPVRELFSREAQDSIDQGIKWRTCSPEIPKNNKVDEVQSQNNILDISSGFLHLAGDSLIPEAISKKCLEDAKVLHQVDKKFIPVVAGGTLAVIDQHAADERIRLEELRQKVLSGEAKGITYLDAEQELVLPEIGYQLLHSYSEQIKDWGWMCNIHVHSEPYKRNLDVLNRQPMAVTLIAVPCILGVNLNDVDLLEFLQQLADTDGSSTMPPSVIRVLNLKACRGAIMFGDSLLPSECSLIVEELKHTSLCFQCAHGRPTTVPLVNLEALHNQIAKLGQMNGCSDDKFHGLQRHKVCIERTAERLSSARGT; encoded by the exons TCAAGCTTTCTTCAAGCTTTAGAAGTTGAGAATGATATCATAAAGCTATCTGGATATGTCTCTGGCCCTTGCAATGCTTTGAATATGAAG GCTTTACAGTATGTCT ATGTTAACTCACAGTTCGTTAGCAGTGGCCCAATTCATAAGCTTATGAGTCAATTGGCTAATAGGTTTGAGCATCTGAATTCATGGAATACTAATAATGAGTTcgaaaacaagaagaaaagtaGGTCTCAACCATGTCCAGCTTATATCTTGAATATAAGTTGCCCACGTTCTTTCTATGATTTGACATTTGAACCATCAAAAACTTGGGtacaattcaag GATTGGGATTCTATACTCAACTTCATTGAGAAGGTCATAAAAGAATGCTGGGAGGAAAACATAGATTGTG GAGAGTCCTTCAATCAGTCCACTTACATGGTACATGAAGATCAACCGTGGGAAGATCTCAACATTCTTCCAACAGAAGCAG ATAAATCAAAATTTGGAAGCCATACTAAGAATTCCCAAGAACTCTCTGTTTCCACTTCAGGCAAGCTAACCGAAGATGAATATCATCAATCTGACAGGGAATATGTTAGAACCTCTCTTGGTTACTTGTGTCAAGGGACTGAAATATTGAGAGAGAAACAAAACAAGAGAGACTTCTCTTATCAGACTCTTTTTTCTGGAAATTTAGTGGATGATTCATATGCCAGATGCATGCCAACTGTTGGAAAGCATAAGAGTTTATTGATGTATGATAAGAATGGTCAATCACTAGGAGATTACTTTTCAGATGATAATGTTCCTAGTGCAGAAATTTTATTTGATAATGTACCTTTTGATGCACCAAGTTCTTCAAAGGGAAGAAAATTCCGTGCTGTAGGGGCTGATATGATCAACGAATCATTTGAAGACTGCTTACTTAATGATAGCCATGGGTTTTGTAACAACGTAGAGGTAAATGAGGATTTTCAGAAGCCTTTTCTGAAAAGCTGTTCTATAAAAGGAAGTATCCTGCGAGAGAAGGCTTTCTTTACAAATGATGAACATGAACTCCACactgatggcttttggagaaaACAGACAAGGGAAGACTATGACAGTCTGAAGGACTATGGTGCTCAACGCTGTTCAAAtgttgtaaaaaaattaaaattgtctAGAGATTGTGATTTTTTCTCTAGAGCAGTAGCTGAAGATCTTCCATATTCATACTATTCAGCAGCACAAACAATGAACTCTGGGACTGTTGATCAGCTATTTACTTCTGAATGGCATTCTGTCTATCAAGAAGCCTCATCTCCAGCCAGTGCATGGGGTGGTGATCATGCAGCTGATATTAATGATCTTGGACTTCATCATACAATACTTACTGCCGAGGAAGAAAATGACTGTGACTTTGTCTACGATATTTCAAGGGATGCCAAACGAAATGGCTTTGAATTTACTGATGCTATTGATTTGGAAACGATATTCGACACAAAGGTTGACTGGCCTGATCGTGGTCCtaaatattctactaaaaaaaGGCCAGATGTTTTATTTGAGGAATCTGAGTGTTTGTTGCCTGATACATGTGTTGAAAAGTGCAAAAGCCATGACAAGAACAAAAGCAGGATGGATCATTTGAGACATCCAGCATTGAACAAGAATAATGGAAGATCTAAAAGAAGCTCTTCAGCTCCACCATTCCATAAAAGGAAAAGGAGGTTTGTATCTTTAAATCAACCATCAGAAATGATAGCCAAAAGGCCTACTGGCCAAGCCTCCAATCCTGCTTTCAACCATCCATCAGGAATGATAGCCAAAAGACCTACTGGCCAAGCCTCCAATCCTGCTTTCAACCATCGAG AAGCTTCTGATTTTATATATGCTCAACAATCTATTGAAGCTCTTCACCCAAGCACTGAAGATCACTCTCTGCAAGAATTCAA ATCTAATGTGAAACAGAGATCAGATGCTCTGGGAGATGCACATTGTAATGACAACAAGGAGATTGATGGGTTTGATAGTTTCAACATTCAGAACAATGCTCCAGTCAGAG AGTTGTTCTCAAGGGAAGCACAAGATTCTATAGATCAGGGGATCAAATGGAGGACATGCTCACCTGAAATTCCA aaaaacaataaagtGGATGAAGTTCAAAGTCAAAACAATATACTTGATATCTCTTCGGGATTTTTGCATCTTGCTGGAGATTCATTAATACCTGAAGCAATCAGTAAGAAATGCCTTGAAGATGCTAAAGTTCTCCATCAGGTGGATAAGAAATTCATTCCAGTTGTGGCTGGTGGAACCCTTGCTGTTATTGATCAG CATGCTGCAGATGAAAGAATCAGACTGGAAGAATTGCGGCAAAAG GTATTATCTGGAGAAGCAAAAGGAATAACCTATCTGGATGCTGAACAGGAACTG GTGCTGCCAGAGATTGGTTATCAACTACTTCATAGTTATAGCGAACAGATTAAAGATTGGGGTTGGATGTGCAACATTCATGTTCATTCTGAACCCTATAAAAG GAATCTGGATGTTCTCAACAGACAACCAATGGCCGTCACACTTATAGCG GTTCCTTGTATTTTAGGTGTCAACTTAAATGATGTTGATCTTTTAGAGTTTCTTCAGCAG CTTGCTGACACTGATGGATCATCAACTATGCCACCCTCTGTTATACGAGTCCTAAATTTGAAAGCATGCAGAG GTGCAATTATGTTTGGAGATTCATTGCTACCATCAGAGTGTTCCCTTATAGTTGAAGAGCTAAAGCATACGTCACTTTGTTTCCAA TGCGCTCATGGGCGACCGACAACTGTTCCTCTTGTCAACTTGGAGGCATTGCATAATCAGATAGCCAAGCTTGGGCAAATGAATGGCTGCTCAGATGATAAGTTTCATGGATTACAAAGGCACAAAGTATGTATTGAACGCACAGCAGAGCGTTTATCTTCTGCTAGAGGAACCTGA